In Miscanthus floridulus cultivar M001 chromosome 8, ASM1932011v1, whole genome shotgun sequence, the sequence gtctggtctcctgccaccggacgcgtccggtcgcagatttgccgctctagaaccttactgtacttgatcggacgctgctgtcctgcgtccgatcggttgccgccagtgtccggtctagggtccggtcgcctgtctgccgagccacttgcccagcgtccggtcgcagcgtccggtccaacatccggtcaccacagtgagctcatttcttcgcgatcttgcatacggcttggttccaatcttcaggcttggactttgcttgatctattgggtcttctcttgggctcctaaggtcttgcttgaggtgttgatcatcagatcatcacgtcgccttcgtccaagttatgtcttgcaccctattgaactacaaaacaaacacttgcaaattcattagtccaatttggttgtgttggtcatcaaacaccaaaatcaaagtaaatgggtcaaaggtccatttttcttacagagTTGTTGAAAAATAATGGTTAAGTAATTGGCAAACACATTGAATCAATTTATTTTGAGACAAACTTCAAATCTGAATTCAAAAATAACCAAGGGAAACAAAAAGACCGGTGAAAGAAGAAACATAGAAACAAACGAAGAAAAAGAAGGGTTTAGGATTTGAGATAAACCCATATGGTATTGATATCTTTGTGTTTATCCTTACACGAGTCACACATTTTCAGTTACTATTATCTAACCAACGCTATTCTGATATTTTCACGATCAACTAAACTACTTAATCAGCTATTAGTACCGAAGTAGCACCAAAAAAGGTTGTTGTCATTAGATATATTGCTCACAGCACATGCCACTATTTGTTCCATTTTTTTTGTGTGATGGATCTGAGTGACAAATCATTCATGGAAACAACCTAAAATGCTAAACCGGCCACTGGTTAGGTGTATAACGAATACATGTCATGGCAAACCAGTGACGGAAAAGGACGTGATGATGCAAAGGCTGAAAGGCATGATTAAACCATACTTTCGCCATGCTGACTGCCTGAACGTGCCCTTGATATCAAAAGGCGACTTTAATATTGCATATGTACGTGGCATACAATTGCAAGGCCCCTATCTAATATCTCGTGTTTTCAAATTCCAAGCACAAAAAAAAGTAAGGTAATTAGGCAGGAGAAAAAGTAGCTTCTGTTCACAACTGCCTGACTGTTGAGCTTCCATGCGTGATGCCGTGAACAAGGTCGGTACTTAGCATTCCAGCACTGGCTTTTCATACGGAGGCACACGGAGGGTACCTCACTGCCTCTTGCATACTGTCCATTTATGATGGACTGATGCCATTGTGGCCAGCATGCAGTAATCAAGTCAAACATTGGCCAGTTTAAACCGGAAACCAGAATATCAATGCTGCTATTGAGGCTGTATAAAGAAAGAGAAGCATAGTTCAGACACTCTGAAATGATGACATGCAAGCCAGTCATGTAAAAAGGGCgtaccagtgcagagagctcccgttcTGTGCGGAATCTGGGGAAGGGTATCAGTGGCGAGCCttatcctcgcctgtgcaatgcgaggagaccgcgactcgaacccgggaccttccggtcacaggcggtaagactctaccgcttgcaccaggcccgcccttcatgtaACATCATAATAACGCAATAATCATCTCCGCACATGAAGGAGCCTGCAGTTCAAAGATAGGCCAACCATTATGCTGAAaaccttgctgatatcttgtataATGGCAATGCCAAAAATCAAGTTTGACCCAAATTGAATATCAAATGTCCTGAAAAATGCAAGCTTCGCCTCTGGTTTCACTCACCTGATGTGGCCTGCTGCTGTTTCTTCAGGGGAGCTCTCATTAATCTTAGAACCTGGTAAAAGATATTAGGGGCTATATAATGTTCTAGCATTCCAGATACTCCTTCAGGTCCAGCATCAATGCACTATTCCAGTATATCTGAGAGGTGCTGCACTCAGGAAGTGTAGGAACACCTAGCTCAGATGAAACATCCTCGAGGACCTCCGCTAAATCTGAATCCCAAAGTCCTAACCTGCAGACCTTTCTGTACACTTCAAAACCTGCAGCTTTCAGACCTTCTGAGAAGAATCTATTTAGCGAGGGGCCTTCTGAGTTTATTTCTTTTAGTAACTGCGTTGCAGTATTAGAATCACGGAATATCAAAGCTGAGCATGTCTTATCCAACAACTTGACCTCAAAATCTTCTGAGAAGGCTTGATGTAAGCCAATAAGGTAAGATTTTAACTCCTTGACAGATTTTTCCCTAAAGCCCCACAAGAAGATGATGTTATCAGTGCTCACAGTTTCTGTGGTGTCTGACTCAATAGCAAAGTTGGCATCATAAGAACCTTCGACCACACAACTTGGATAGAAGATGTTACAATATTCTTCAACTGCAGTGCACTGCTCACGAGATTGCAGTTGGCACTCAGGACTGATTTTCAGTAAATTACTTAGTTTAGCAAATAACTTTGTTATTCTCAGAACATTTTGCTCATTTTTTGTTACACTGCTGGTACCATCTGTGCAAAAgttaaaaaagagagagaaagagagcttAACTGAAATGCTAGTGAGGAAGCACTATGAATATATAGATAACAGTTTGATGTTCGTGTTACTAATTACCAACAACATACTCTACATTCTATTTTGTAAAGTATGAGGGAGACCGTAAGGCATGGTTTACTAAGAAACAAGATGTATGAATAATGTTAGCTGGAATTATACCTTGCTGTGGTATTTCTATTTCAATTGGCACAAAGTACTGTCTTTGTAAGTAACTGAGAGCGGCTTGTATATTCTTCGCTTTTCTCAAAGGGCCAATTTGCCTCAACAGGTGGTTGATATCAACAACATTAGAGAAGACCATTTTTAGAGAACACATAAATTCATGCAAGTTTGGCGGAAGAGGTGCAATGAATTTGGTGTGCAGCATTGTCATAtctgagaaaaaaagaaaaaaaaatgacatGCGAATATATCAAGAGGTTAACAAGCCATATAATTGTGCAAGTTGGTTATGTGTCAACCTACCATTCAAGCAATTGTACGATATAATTGGCTTCTGTGAAGATGATAGTAGATCAATAACTTCTCGAAATCCACGGAATTTAAAGTTTTGTTCATCTTCTAATTTCTGGATATCCATCTGCAAGTGAGTCGGAGAAAATGGACTTTAAATAAGTTGTGGTTTTTGATATCTTATTGTTTTTATATATTGTACATAATGCTGTTGATTTCTTGAGAAGCAGAGATTCAAACCAGGAGAAGATTCTTATCCTCTTTCGAGTTAGTAAAGATCACACGCACAGACCTAGCAGCTCCAGCTTTGTGCGGAACAACGAGAGATACAAGGTCATCAGAGATATGGTTTACTGCCTGCAGAATAACTCGAAATGGTTAAAGAATGCTCCAGTACAGTTGAGTTACCATTTGGCTCTGTAAAGAAGAGGGAATTCAAAAGCGACATTTGGAGCAACCAATTTTTCAGTAATCACAGTTTCCTACAATTACATACAGAACAGCTTATTTCAACTACATCTTTCATATTAAACGCATGACATGAAATTTTGATCATTCAACTCTTT encodes:
- the LOC136477157 gene encoding poly(A)-specific ribonuclease PARN-like, with translation MAAPRAAVASAKQVTRQNFAEAVRELGAHLEACDYVAVAAQKTGAPTGWRRALPVDTAETAYLKAKLAAESFQPLQIAVCPFRLRSSSPSTLVAYPYNFHLFPRDELQLGMPSYSFSCQSSYLSTMANDGFDFNMCIYDGISYLSRVQESLARQKIFTPRPQQLLPSPSTSVSDSVFVNRIKSKILHWRKGYADPSKKDDGTLVSSLSRLILGGETYGSRPSMSIDVCSDRQVQLVLEAVNHISDDLVSLVVPHKAGAARSVRVIFTNSKEDKNLLLMDIQKLEDEQNFKFRGFREVIDLLSSSQKPIISYNCLNDMTMLHTKFIAPLPPNLHEFMCSLKMVFSNVVDINHLLRQIGPLRKAKNIQAALSYLQRQYFVPIEIEIPQQDGTSSVTKNEQNVLRITKLFAKLSNLLKISPECQLQSREQCTAVEEYCNIFYPSCVVEGSYDANFAIESDTTETVSTDNIIFLWGFREKSVKELKSYLIGLHQAFSEDFEVKLLDKTCSALIFRDSNTATQLLKEINSEGPSLNRFFSEGLKAAGFEVYRKVCRLGLWDSDLAEVLEDVSSELGVPTLPECSTSQIYWNSALMLDLKEYLEC